In Primulina eburnea isolate SZY01 chromosome 14, ASM2296580v1, whole genome shotgun sequence, the following proteins share a genomic window:
- the LOC140811129 gene encoding uncharacterized protein: MDPDDVARLVNDLKISRQPPDDPPLLIEAETLSIGEKCIDHCLVAKIFSSKAINRDAFITQIPRILQANKHIEIGALGDNMFLLDFKSLQDRKRAISGGPWNIFRNLILFREPRGLQTPSMLSFTDVLFWIQCYNLPIACMHKGILEILGRHLGHIEEIDTRDNGLAMGRYARLKVRIDISKPLKQHV; the protein is encoded by the coding sequence ATGGATCCCGACGATGTGGCTCGCCTCGTCAATGATCTCAAGATCTCACGACAACCCCCAGACGATCCACCACTTCTGATTGAGGCGGAAACCCTTTCGATCGGCGAAAAATGTATTGATCACTGTTTGGTGGCCAAAATCTTCTCGTCCAAGGCCATTAACCGGGATGCTTTCATCACCCAAATCCCCCGCATATTGCAAGCTAATAAACATATTGAGATTGGGGCATTGGGCGATAACATGTTTCTCCTGGATTTTAAGTCGCTGCAAGATCGGAAGAGGGCCATCTCCGGCGGGCCGTGGAATATCTTTCGCAATCTTATCTTGTTCAGGGAACCGAGAGGATTACAAACTCCTAGCATGCTATCGTTCACGGACGTTTTGTTTTGGATCCAATGCTACAACCTGCCGATAGCTTGCATGCACAAAGGCATTCTGGAAATACTGGGCAGGCACCTAGGGCATATCGAGGAAATTGATACTAGAGATAATGGGCTTGCTATGGGCCGCTATGCCCGCCTGAAGGTTCGCATTGATATCTCTAAACCTCTTAAGCAACATGTTTGA